One window from the genome of Salisaeta longa DSM 21114 encodes:
- a CDS encoding NAD(P)/FAD-dependent oxidoreductase: MKTDFIVVGAGIAGACAAFELSRKGTVRVLEAQTPAAGASGAAAGLVNPLMGRKANPTWRLHEALAATRSLIARAAAEHTFSDDGVLRPTVEPAQVDFFKERHDEFPELTAWLSEAEVAARFPDVQTCGGALFIPQGGAVDVPSFVRCLLQAAQQRGADVLTHTPMTSWTADATGATVTVGTSDGPATYRARHVVLCLGQGYPGHPALEALDLEGIKGQTVRMARPAATGTGPLVPMSGRGYLVPNGDTLIAGSSYTHTFDSLAPDPENTRYILEKTNQMLPGVAGAAPQSVTTGVRVKHRSSNLPLVGPLPETNERVWTLTALGSKGLLTAPLLARALPTYIHDPATIPSDVRLPTNR, from the coding sequence ATGAAAACCGATTTTATTGTCGTGGGCGCTGGCATTGCCGGTGCGTGTGCCGCCTTTGAGTTGAGCAGGAAGGGAACGGTGCGCGTGCTTGAGGCACAGACGCCCGCAGCGGGCGCCTCGGGGGCCGCCGCCGGGCTGGTGAACCCGCTGATGGGGCGCAAAGCGAATCCCACCTGGCGCCTCCACGAGGCGTTGGCGGCCACCCGGTCGCTCATCGCGCGGGCCGCGGCAGAGCATACCTTTTCGGACGACGGGGTGCTGCGCCCCACCGTGGAACCGGCGCAGGTGGACTTTTTCAAGGAGCGCCACGACGAATTTCCCGAGCTCACCGCATGGCTCTCGGAAGCGGAGGTCGCCGCGCGCTTTCCTGACGTGCAGACGTGCGGCGGCGCGCTCTTCATCCCGCAGGGCGGCGCCGTAGACGTCCCGTCCTTTGTGCGATGCCTCCTGCAGGCCGCACAACAGCGCGGGGCGGATGTTCTTACGCACACGCCCATGACGTCGTGGACCGCCGATGCCACCGGGGCGACGGTGACGGTCGGCACCAGCGATGGCCCGGCCACCTACCGCGCCCGCCATGTGGTGCTGTGCCTGGGCCAAGGCTATCCCGGGCATCCGGCGCTGGAGGCGCTCGACCTGGAGGGCATCAAGGGGCAAACCGTGCGTATGGCGCGCCCGGCGGCTACGGGCACCGGACCGCTCGTGCCCATGTCGGGCCGCGGGTACCTCGTGCCCAATGGCGACACGCTGATTGCGGGAAGCAGCTACACGCACACGTTCGATTCGCTTGCGCCCGACCCCGAGAATACGCGCTACATTTTGGAAAAGACCAACCAGATGCTACCCGGCGTGGCCGGTGCAGCGCCGCAATCCGTTACCACCGGCGTTCGGGTGAAGCACCGCAGCAGCAACCTGCCGCTGGTTGGCCCGCTGCCCGAAACAAACGAGCGCGTGTGGACGCTCACGGCCCTCGGGTCGAAGGGGTTGCTTACGGCACCGCTGCTGGCCCGCGCGTTGCCAACCTACATCCACGATCCCGCCACCATCCCCTCTGACGTGCGCCTACCCACGAACCGGTAG
- a CDS encoding class II 3-deoxy-7-phosphoheptulonate synthase — MAHSSVAAWAPDSWTSKTIRQQPTYPNPAALDDVVDHLTTLPPLVTSWEVDALREELAAAARGERFLLQGGECAESFQDCTADIITSRLKILLQMSLVLTYGLNTKVVRVGRFAGQYAKPRSSPTETRDGITLPSYRGDIINSPAFTEEARTPDPQRLKRAYTKSGLTLNLVRALSEGGFADLRHPEYWNVDFMQHSPLADEYHALVQAIEDSLRFMDVVADGTPGSLDRVQFYTSHEALLLPYETAFTRHVPHQNGVYNLGTHLPWIGKRTNHLDGAHVEYMRGLRNPIGLKVGPSMTRTKLLDLIEVLDPDDTPGRLTLITRFGADAVGTKLPPLLKAVQATGRTVLWCCDPMHGNTERTEGGLKTRRFSNISAELEQTFDIHAAEGSHLGGVHFELTGEDVTECIGGARGLTEHDLERAYHSRVDPRLNYEQALEMAFSVVRKYRQLHQ, encoded by the coding sequence ATGGCACATTCTTCGGTGGCTGCCTGGGCGCCGGACTCGTGGACCAGCAAAACGATCCGGCAACAACCCACCTATCCCAATCCGGCGGCCCTTGATGACGTCGTGGACCATCTGACGACCCTTCCGCCCCTCGTCACCTCATGGGAGGTTGATGCGCTCCGTGAAGAGCTGGCAGCGGCCGCGCGCGGCGAGCGCTTTTTGCTGCAGGGCGGCGAGTGCGCCGAGTCGTTCCAAGATTGCACGGCCGACATCATCACCAGCCGGCTCAAAATTCTGCTGCAAATGAGCCTCGTGCTCACCTACGGGCTCAACACCAAGGTGGTGCGGGTGGGGCGCTTTGCCGGGCAATACGCCAAGCCGCGGTCTTCGCCTACCGAAACGCGCGACGGCATTACGTTGCCCAGCTACCGTGGCGACATCATCAACAGCCCGGCGTTTACGGAAGAGGCGCGCACGCCCGACCCGCAACGGCTGAAGCGTGCCTACACCAAGTCGGGGCTGACGCTGAACCTCGTCCGGGCGCTTTCGGAGGGCGGCTTTGCCGATTTGCGTCATCCGGAGTACTGGAACGTGGACTTCATGCAGCATTCGCCCCTCGCGGACGAGTACCACGCCCTGGTGCAGGCCATTGAGGATTCGCTCCGGTTCATGGATGTGGTGGCCGACGGCACGCCCGGCTCGCTGGATCGCGTGCAGTTTTACACGAGCCACGAGGCGCTGCTGCTGCCGTACGAGACCGCCTTTACCCGTCACGTGCCGCATCAGAATGGCGTGTACAACCTGGGCACCCATCTGCCGTGGATTGGCAAACGCACCAATCACCTGGACGGCGCCCACGTGGAGTACATGCGTGGGCTGCGCAATCCCATCGGGCTGAAGGTGGGACCGAGCATGACGCGCACGAAGCTGCTCGACCTCATCGAGGTGCTCGACCCCGACGATACGCCCGGCCGCCTGACGCTCATCACGCGCTTCGGGGCCGATGCCGTGGGCACCAAGCTGCCCCCGCTGCTGAAGGCGGTGCAGGCCACCGGGCGCACCGTGCTCTGGTGCTGCGACCCCATGCACGGCAATACCGAACGCACCGAGGGCGGCCTCAAGACGCGGCGCTTCTCCAACATCTCGGCGGAACTCGAGCAAACGTTCGATATCCATGCAGCCGAAGGGTCCCACCTGGGCGGCGTCCACTTCGAGCTCACCGGCGAAGACGTTACCGAGTGCATCGGTGGCGCGCGCGGGCTTACCGAGCACGACCTGGAGCGCGCGTATCACTCGCGGGTCGATCCGCGGCTCAATTACGAGCAAGCCCTTGAAATGGCGTTTAGCGTGGTGCGCAAGTACCGCCAACTTCATCAGTAA
- the thiS gene encoding sulfur carrier protein ThiS: MSASEPAIPVTVNGEPREVPAGATVSEVLRQLDIDPEETTGVAVAVNESVVPRGRWAESTIGADDTVEVIQALQGG; the protein is encoded by the coding sequence ATGAGTGCATCCGAACCAGCGATACCCGTAACGGTGAATGGCGAGCCGCGGGAAGTGCCGGCCGGCGCCACAGTCTCCGAGGTCCTCCGTCAGCTCGACATCGATCCGGAGGAAACGACAGGCGTGGCTGTGGCCGTCAACGAATCGGTCGTGCCACGCGGCAGGTGGGCCGAATCCACGATAGGCGCTGATGACACGGTCGAGGTCATACAGGCCCTGCAGGGCGGATGA
- the thiO gene encoding glycine oxidase ThiO produces MAAPSVGIVGGGAIGLATGWVLAQRGAHVTVWERGRAGRGTSWWAAGMLAPDAELQFEELELYALNRESLRRWPDFARDLEAASGQSVDYRDEGTLLVADDHDAAEQLRRLYAFQREHELAVEWLDGSQAREIEPFVAPRLSAAVWVPSDHQVDNRKLVQALRAAFVDAGGTLHEDAPVTAVQPDGNEPAIVPTEGTRTAYDTVIVAAGVWSREVEGLVPAPPIRPVKGQSLQLRMALPFDMQHVVRGPEAYLAPKSDGRLVVGATSEEMGFDTRVTAGGIYDVLEGAWEVVPGIRELEVEETWAGLRPASRDHAPLLGRAAPGVVYATGHYRHGILLTPVTAQEVARLVLAGETSEWIEPFAPTRFSSATASSP; encoded by the coding sequence ATGGCAGCACCATCGGTTGGCATTGTGGGCGGCGGGGCTATTGGACTCGCCACCGGTTGGGTTCTCGCACAGCGCGGGGCGCACGTGACGGTGTGGGAGCGCGGGCGCGCCGGGCGGGGCACTTCGTGGTGGGCAGCAGGCATGCTGGCCCCCGATGCCGAGTTGCAGTTCGAGGAGCTGGAGCTCTACGCGCTCAATCGGGAAAGCCTGCGGCGTTGGCCCGATTTTGCACGGGACCTCGAAGCAGCCAGCGGCCAGTCGGTGGATTACCGTGACGAGGGCACGTTGCTGGTGGCCGACGACCACGACGCCGCTGAGCAGCTGCGTCGGCTTTACGCGTTTCAGCGCGAGCACGAGCTGGCAGTAGAGTGGTTGGATGGAAGCCAGGCGCGCGAGATTGAACCTTTTGTGGCACCGCGATTGTCGGCCGCCGTGTGGGTGCCCTCCGATCATCAGGTCGACAACCGAAAGCTCGTCCAGGCGTTACGGGCCGCGTTTGTGGATGCCGGGGGCACGCTGCATGAGGACGCGCCCGTCACGGCCGTTCAGCCCGACGGCAACGAGCCCGCCATCGTACCGACAGAGGGGACGCGCACGGCCTACGATACCGTGATCGTGGCCGCGGGCGTGTGGTCACGCGAAGTCGAAGGCCTCGTGCCGGCGCCGCCCATTCGTCCGGTGAAAGGGCAAAGCCTGCAACTGCGCATGGCGCTCCCGTTCGATATGCAGCACGTGGTGCGCGGCCCAGAGGCCTACCTGGCGCCCAAAAGCGACGGGCGGCTGGTGGTAGGCGCGACGAGCGAAGAGATGGGCTTCGACACCCGCGTGACGGCGGGCGGCATCTACGATGTGTTGGAGGGCGCGTGGGAGGTGGTGCCGGGGATTCGCGAGCTGGAGGTGGAAGAGACGTGGGCCGGGCTGCGTCCGGCCAGCCGCGACCATGCGCCGCTGCTTGGCCGCGCGGCGCCGGGCGTGGTGTACGCCACGGGGCACTACCGCCACGGCATCTTGCTCACGCCGGTGACGGCCCAAGAGGTGGCGCGCCTCGTGCTGGCGGGAGAAACCTCCGAATGGATCGAGCCGTTTGCGCCGACGCGTTTTTCATCGGCAACCGCTTCGTCCCCATGA
- a CDS encoding M20/M25/M40 family metallo-hydrolase, which translates to MNKYLWSAVAALGGLAATVVGRAAWATSPERPSVEAADVTISDEAMERLAGALRHRTITARAPEDRDDAAYADFRAYLRAKYPRVHEHLTRSVVNGHSVLYTWPGSNAARAPLVFMAHYDVVPVDEPADWTHPPFGGVYDGTHVWGRGALDDKASVCALFEAVDQLLAAGYQPQRTIHLAIGHDEEVGGAAGASAVAARIAADGPPPALVVDEGGALTEGALPGIDAPIAFVGVAEKGYLSLALRATHPGGHSSVPTTRTSVDIITEAVQRLRNTPLPARLDGVTGTTFDTLTPAMPFVGRLIFANRWLFNGLAKKLLARRAPSNAAIRTTTAPTRLTAGVKDNVVPSTARATMNFRILPGQSVDDVHAHVADVLEDLPIETHVVQAGEPTPVAPTTSDAFALVKDAIHATGPRDVVVAPFVVPGTTDSRHYAPYTDRVYRFAPFRLTPDDQSRIHGVDERISAADVARMIAFYRYLMAAGDELPVRG; encoded by the coding sequence ATGAATAAGTATCTGTGGAGCGCTGTGGCGGCGCTGGGTGGTCTCGCGGCAACGGTTGTGGGACGTGCAGCGTGGGCCACGAGCCCCGAGCGGCCGTCGGTAGAAGCGGCCGATGTGACCATCAGCGATGAAGCCATGGAGCGGCTGGCGGGGGCCTTGCGCCACCGGACCATCACGGCCCGCGCGCCGGAGGACCGCGACGATGCGGCGTACGCGGACTTCCGGGCCTACCTGCGCGCGAAATATCCGCGGGTGCACGAGCACCTGACACGCTCCGTGGTGAACGGGCACAGCGTGCTGTACACGTGGCCCGGGAGCAATGCGGCGCGCGCACCGCTCGTGTTTATGGCTCACTACGATGTGGTGCCCGTGGATGAGCCCGCCGACTGGACGCATCCCCCATTTGGCGGGGTGTACGACGGCACGCACGTGTGGGGGCGCGGCGCGCTGGATGATAAAGCAAGCGTGTGTGCGCTCTTCGAAGCCGTCGATCAGTTGCTCGCGGCCGGTTACCAGCCGCAGCGCACCATCCACCTGGCCATTGGGCACGATGAGGAAGTGGGCGGCGCGGCGGGCGCTTCGGCGGTGGCGGCCCGTATTGCTGCAGACGGCCCGCCGCCCGCGCTGGTAGTGGACGAGGGCGGTGCCCTTACCGAGGGGGCGTTGCCGGGCATCGACGCGCCCATTGCGTTCGTGGGCGTGGCCGAGAAGGGCTACTTGAGCTTAGCGCTGCGTGCGACGCATCCCGGCGGCCACTCTTCGGTGCCCACCACTCGCACGAGCGTCGACATCATCACCGAGGCGGTGCAGCGCCTCCGCAACACGCCGCTTCCCGCACGCCTCGACGGCGTCACCGGAACGACGTTCGACACGCTAACGCCCGCGATGCCGTTTGTGGGGCGTCTCATCTTCGCGAATCGGTGGCTGTTCAACGGGCTGGCCAAAAAGCTGCTTGCCCGACGCGCGCCAAGCAACGCAGCCATCCGCACCACCACCGCCCCCACGCGGCTTACCGCCGGCGTAAAAGACAATGTGGTGCCGTCTACTGCGCGGGCCACGATGAATTTCCGCATTTTGCCCGGCCAATCGGTGGATGATGTGCACGCGCATGTTGCCGATGTGCTGGAAGACCTGCCCATCGAAACGCACGTGGTGCAAGCAGGCGAGCCCACGCCCGTGGCCCCCACAACGTCCGACGCGTTCGCCTTGGTTAAGGACGCCATTCATGCCACCGGCCCCCGCGATGTAGTGGTCGCGCCCTTCGTGGTGCCGGGCACTACCGACAGCCGCCACTACGCGCCCTACACCGACCGTGTGTACCGCTTTGCGCCGTTCCGGCTTACGCCCGATGACCAGTCGCGCATTCACGGCGTTGACGAGCGCATATCGGCTGCCGACGTGGCCCGCATGATTGCCTTCTACCGGTACCTGATGGCAGCGGGCGACGAGCTACCGGTTCGTGGGTAG